TGGTGCTTTACTACCTGACTTGTCCTCAGGACTAATGTTCTGCAAAAAATCGATAAAATCATTTAGTGTTTCCATAATTTTTAATTTCCTAGTTCCAATTGATTCTTAATTAATTTGTAGTAATATCCCCGCTGTGCAACAAGTTCAGCATGTGTACCCTGCTCGGCTACCCCGCCATTATCCAGAACAATTATATTATCGGCATTCTTCACTGTACTCAGACGATGGGCAACAATCACCACTGTTTTTCCCTCCAAAAAGGTATTTAAACGTTCAATGATGATCTTTTCATTTGAAGCATCCAAAGCGCTTGTAGCCTCATCAAGAAAAATATATTCAGGGTTTTTATAAACCATACGGGCAATCAATATTCTTTGTTTCTGTCCGCCGCTGATCCCTTTTCCATCTTCACCAATTTTAGTTTGAAAACCCAGAGGCTGACTCGAAATGTATTGCTGAAGATTAGCTATATGGATAGCCCGCTGTAAACTTTCCAGACTCAGATTCTCTTTGTTCAGCGCTATATTATTTGCTATAGTATCAGAAAATATAAAGCCATCCTGCAATACAACTCCACAATGCTGTCTCCAGAAATCAGGACTCATATTTTCAAAAGAATTGCTTTCCATGATGATCTCTCCGTCGGTTGGTTTGCAGATTCTCAGCATTAATTTCAATAATGTGGTCTTTCCGCTTCCGCTGGCCCCGACAATGGCAGTTGTTTTACCGGATTCTATTGTCAGATTCAATCTGTCGATAGTCACCTTATTTCCTGCCCCGGGGTATACAAAACTTACCTCTTTAAAAATTAAGCTCCGGTTTACAGGAAGTCTGTTAATATAGTTGTACTGCGTATCCTCTTCTTCTTCCAGCGCCTGTATCTGCCCCAGACGCTCCATACTGATTTTTGCCTCCTGATAAGTTTGTATAAATGAAGCCAGCTGCGCAATAGGATTATTCATCTGTCCAACTATAAACTGTATAGCCATCATATCTCCAAGGGTCATCTCATTTTTGATAACCAGCCTGGCTGCAAGAAACAGGATAAATATATTTTTAGCCTGATTGATAAAAGCTGACCCGATTTGCTGATACTGACTTAAGGATAATGTCTGTATGTTAAACCTGAACAATCTGGCCTGCAGCTCTTCCCATTCCCAGATCTTTTGTGTTCCGCAATTGTTAATTTTGATTTCGCAGATTCCGTTAAGCAATTCCATTGTCTTAGACCTGTTCTGAGAAGTGATATCGAACCGCTTAAAGTCCAGTTTTTCTCTCCGGGCAAGAAAAAGTGAAAGCCATCCGAAATACATCAGGCTTCCACTAATAAACACACCACAAATGACTGGATTATATGCAAATAGCACGAAACTAAATACTATGAAGGTTATGATTGAAAAAAGCGTATTCAAAGAAGCTCCGCTTAACAGATTCTCTATTCTTTTATGATCCTCTATACGCTGTAAAATATCCCCGTTTAATTTACTGTCAAAGAAAGTCAGCGGCAAACGGAATAACTTATGCAAAAATGCCGACAGCACCTCAACATTAACTCTGGAAGTAATATGCAGCACAATCCAGCCTCTGATAAATTCAACTGATGTCTGCCCCAGCACAATAAACAATTGTCCCAGTAGAATGGCATAAATAATATTCAGATTCTGCCCCTTCACCCCCATATCCACAAGGGCTTTGGTAAGAAAGGGTAAAATAAGCTGAATTAATGCACCGGCCAGCAATCCTGCAAACAATTGCCTGATCAATGCTTTATATTGCATCAGGTGTTTCAAAAGATATCCTATACCATTAACGACAACCTTTTTATCATCTTCCAGATCATAAAAAGTTGTGGTGGGCTTAAGTAATAAAACAATACCGGCAGGTTCATTCTGGATCTGCGTATATGCCCAGTTATTTAAGAATTCATCCTTTGAATAGGATTGCAAACCACTTCCCGGATCAGAAACATAAACCTTTTTCTTGCTCATTTTGTATAAAACGACAAAATGATTTTTCCGCCAGTGAATAATACAAGGCAAAACAGGTCTCCCCTGTAATTTCTCGTAAGTCATATTCCCCCCTACAGTATGTAATCCAAGGTTTTCCGCAGCTCTGCTTATCCCTAACAATGATACTCCTGTTTTCCCGATCTCGCTTAACCTGCGGATTTTTTCCAGGTCAAAAAACTTCCCGTAAAACTTGCTGATTATCTTTAAACACGTAGGCCCGCAATCCATCATGTCATGCTGTTTGTAATGAGGAAAACGCAGCGCTTTTACTTGGTCTATCATTATTTTATATATTAATAGTGTAAGAATATTATATCCAGACGATAATAAAACTTCGTTTGTATTACAAATAAAAGGAGTACTTTAGAAGTGCAGAATTAAATTCGACAAACCCATTACTTTTAATGACCAAAAGCAATTAACGCTACAATGAGGCTAAATAATTATACCCCATGGATCTCAAAAATAGACTGGAATAAACAATATTCTACCCGTACAAGAATCCTCTTTCATTTACTGATGTGGACTCTTCTCTCTATTTTGTACTTCAATGGATATAACAGATATGACAAACAACTTGGCTGGCTGTTTGTCATCAAAGACCTGACCTGCATCATGATCATTTTTTATGCAGCCTCATATTATGTACTTCCCAGGTTATTATTTAAAGGCAAAGTTGTACTAACACTCATTGCAGGAGTACTCTCTTACCTGCTGTATGGAAGTTTAACTTATCTGCTCTGTGTAATTCTCAATGCAAATTTCGAACAAAGCCCGCGGTTACATAACTATGTGGTGGTGGTTCTGGATCATAAGATTACCGGTATTTTCACCTGGTGGGCCGTTTCATTTTATCTGCTTGATTTTCTTTACCTGGTTACCCCGCCACTGGCACTAAAACTTATCAAACTGATTACTGACCAGAGTAATAAACGTATCATACTGGAAAGAGACAATCTGAACCTGGAGATAAATTTCCTGAAAGCACAGATAAATCCCCATTTTTTATTCAATACACTGAATAATATTTATAGAATGGTTAACAAACAGGACCCTAAAACAGGTCCTATGGTCCTGCATTTTGCGGATCTGATGAGATATACTTTATATGAATCCAACGTGGACAGAATATTATTATCCAGAGAAGTCGAATTTATTAATGATTACCTGGAACTGGAACGCATCAGATATGGGAAAGATGTAAGCATTAAAACACATTTTAAAGAAGATTTCGGCCGGATGATGGTTGTGCCTTTAATTCTCTTTCCATTTATTGAAAATGCTTTTAAACACGGGATTGATGCAACTATAGAATCATCATGGATAGAAATATTACTTGAAGTGAAGGAAAACATTCTCCATTTTGAAGTAAACAATAGTGTCGGTAATGGCTACCCAACTGAAGAATTTGGTGGTGTTGGCGTTGCCAACGTCAAAAAACGTCTGAATATTCACTATGCTAATAAATTTAAACTGACAAACCGGGCAGAAGACGGCGTGTATAGCGTAAATCTTCAGCTTGTATTGAATTAATGATATTGATATTCTTACAGGAATACCATATATTGTAACCACACCTAACCTCTTAAACACAAATGACTATTAAATGCCTGATCATAGACGATGAGCCTCTGGCAAGGGAAACCATTGAGGATTATATCAGTAAAATACCAAATCTTGAATTGATTGCAAGTTGCAAGCATGTTTTTGATGCCCTGGAGCACCTGCAAAATGATACAGTAGATCTGCTGTTCTCAGACATCCACATGCCTGAAGTAAATGGAATTGATTTTATCAGATCTTTACAAAACCCACCTTACGTAATTTTTATCTCCGCTTATCCAAACTATGCCGTTGACGGATTTGATCTGGATGCCCTGGATTATATAGTTAAACCCTTTCCTTTCGAACGGCTCCTCAGAGCTGTTAATAAAGCATCCAAAATAATTTATCAGAAAGGTAAAACTACCGATACTCCAAAAAATCAACATCTTTTTGTCAAAGACGGTCATAAATTACACCGGGTAATGTTTGATGAGATTTGTTATGTAGAAGGAATGAAAGACTATGTGAAGCTGGTTCTCAAAGACCGGACAATCGTAACTCACCTTACGATGAAACGGGTTGAAGACCAGCTGCCTGAAGACAAATTTATCAGAATACAAAAATCTTTTATTATCAAAAAAGACGAGATCAAGTCATTCAATGGAAACGAAATTGATTTATATACTCTGAAGGAAAAAATCCCTATTGGAAAACTTTATAAGGAAGCATTGCTAAAACATTTTGGCCTTAACATGGATTAGTTTATTCCATTAATGATTTAAGCAGCGTTCTCTTTTCACTTTCAAAAATAAGCGTTCCGCCAATGGATTCTATTTCCGGTAATTTACCTGCCAGAAATTCTGCAGATTTTTGATCCAGCTTAACAGTATAAGATATTTTGCCGTTTTTTATGGGAGGAATGATCTTCAGTAACCTCCCTTTTAAACTTATTTTATCCTGTGAGCTATTATCCAATGGAATTTCGATCTGAACAACACCTGCTTTTTTTAAACCGTCAAGCTGGCCGGCATCCAGCATACCTTTTACCAGGTACTCAGGAGTGTGTTTAGCAGCATCAGCAGTCAGCTGACCATATAACACGACGGGCAGGATATGCTCCTTGGGTATAACAATCAGTGCTGAACTTATTACAAAACTGGTAATAATAAACAGAAGGATGGTACCTCCTACACGATTAACCCAATGTGGCGGATTACCAATTATCTCATTGATTTCTGCTGAAAAATGGGGACGGTCTATGATCATGATAATATAGTTTTAATTGGTGAATGTTTTCTTCGTGCAATCAACGACGCATAATATTTAGCCATGTGATGATAAACTACCATCTCATGCATTCTTTGATTGGCAATAAATATTCTATTTAAAAACATGTGTATATAACTCGGCATAATACTTCTGAAAACTGCACTAAAATCAGTTCCGGGTGTGTGTTCCTGAGCAGAATTATAGAATTTCTCAAGCGCAGATTTGTTTAATGCTGATCGCACAGTGAACAGCTGAACTGCATCTTCTATCTCTTCGGTATCATTTTGAGGATCCATAAACAGATTCAGTTCGCTGGTAACAGCTCTGAATTTATCATTCAATTGTGTATTCAGACTCTTATTTCCATCAAATTCGGTAAAGAATGAAGAAAATACCTGTTCCATCATTTGCTGTCTTTGTTCAATGGTCATTTCAAAATCTGCCATCAGCAAATCCACCCCTCTCATTGCAAAAAGCCACCTGTACCGCTCACCTTCTACCCCCTCTATCATATCGATGAAGCTACTTACAGCCTTACTGTCATGGTAAAAAACTGTTTCACTGAGTTCCATAGTCTTTTCCCCGTAACGTTCTATCTCTCTGTCATAAGTATCATATTGCAGCTTACAAACAATTCTTTCCTCATATAATCCGCTCAGCGCCTGTTGTATTCTGCTAATGATTTCAGCGGTTGCTGCTGCATTCTTCTGATGCAGAAATCTTACTCTCAGGTGGCCTTCCGGATCATTAAAGCGAATAAAGAACCATTTTTCAACAATGCCATCTTCTTCCATATCAGTAATCAGAGGCAGTAAATACTCTGTCAGGATGGTATCCGCCCATTTTGAGCCACAGTATATTTTAACATAAGTCCATTCGCTTCCCAGAGGAAAAGAACGGGTTATTACACTTTTCTTTCCCTGAACCAAACCTCTTGAAGCTTTCACCTCATTTTGAACATAAAACGGAATGATCACTTCATTTAAATAACCAGCTCCTGAGCTATCAGTTGCCAGATGGCTATCCTGAGTATGTAAAAACTCATATAATACAGCATCCTTTTTTTTCAGATGCTGAATAAGCAATGGCATCACCAGTAAACTGTCAAAATCCAGAAGCAGTTCATTATCACCTTCGGTAAGCAAAACTTTAGCAGGAAGATTGTATTTTTTTCTGAAGGCTGTTATTTCTTCAGCAGTCTTTATACCCTTAATATCATTGTATATGGAAGACTTCAGCTGCCACCTCGCTCTGGATAGAATAATATGTTTATACTCAATTCTTGGCAGGAATGCCTGCTCACCCAGAAAATTCCAGTCCCATATAATTGCAAAAGAATTGTCCTGGTTCTGCAAATCGCATAAGAACTTATAGACAGAGATCCCATTTCCAAAATTATGGGCAGAACTCAATCTTGGAATGATAATCTTATTCAATCGTTTAGAGCGAAGTACAATTTTGCCATTTCTGATAGAAACCATTAAATCTGTTACCGGAATCTGATGATCTTTATCCGCCGAAGAGTTTCCCAGAAAAGGAATCTCATATGACCTGATCTGAGGGCGCTGTAAAATATTACCTATCCTGGCTTCAGGAAGATGAACAACCTCAGCGACAATAGCATCTCCCAGCCCATCCTGCTCTATCTGAGCACATTGCTTTAATTTTTGATCAAGCGGATCAATTGATTGAGCAAACCTTCCCAATAGCGGGGTTGCAGAAGGGCCGCCGCAAATGGTCATACTGAATTTAAAATCCCCATTATCCAGATCTTCGCCGCTGGCAGCAACAAAACTCCCTACGCTGTATAATGTATTGGGCAGGCTATTTTCACGCTGTCCTAATTTTTCCAGCTCTTCAGGAGTGATCATAATTTTATCATTTCCGGTCTCCTGACTTTCAATGAATTTCTTAAAAACAAATTGTTTATATGGAGTCCAGCTTATTTTACTTATTTCTTTTTTACCCGGCAAAATCATTCCGTCAATTAAAGGCGTATAATTAGCATGAGCACCGCTGAATTTGGCATAACCAATTCCTGCTTCAGTATCCAGTGCTTCAAGCAAAGGGATTTCCTGTTCCTCATAACGGTAACTGAACTTCTGTTTGAATGTTCTTAAATCACCTGAAACTGTACTTTTATATAATCCGCTTAACTCACCCAGTTCTTTAGAAAGAATTCCAATACTCTGTTTGCTCAACGAGTTTTTATTCATTTTAATTTCCAGATCAGTCTGTACCAGATCCTTACTTTTTGCTGATGGAAAATCTTCCAGAAGAATTGACTCAATTTCCTTACAAGCTCCGATCAGATTCCCCTTTTCCTGTAAAATGGTATTAATTTTTAATAAGCCCGGTAATTTAGTATTGGTACTATCCAGCTGTTCCAGTTTTTCCAGTAGTACATCAAAAAACTCTCTTCCGGTTACCGTAGGCTCAAGCTCTGAGGTAATAATCTGGCTATTGATAATATCATCCAAAAACTCAGCAGATTGTTCTGGAGTAAGTGATAATGATATCAATGCATTCAGCAGATCCTGATACTTCGCACCATTTGCAGCTGTACTTAAGATCATCTCTACATATTTTGATGATTTGATAGAAACCAGGAAATAATCCCTTTTTTTATTTCTTAATTTATATTCATAATAGCGATAAGTAGTATTTGTTTTATAAAGACTGTTATTGGGATAAAAAGTCAATTTAGTTTTGAGCTCTGGCTGCTGAATTAATGCAGAGGTGATTTCTGCCACATAATTCATATCAAGACGACTATGTTTAACTGTATCATTTTTCAATTCCCAGCTGGTCTTCTCTTCGCCAATCAACCCCATATCAAATCCGGCAAACAAACCATATGGCGTACATCTGGAACTCATTCGCAGCAAATACTTATATAAGGTTTGCATTAATTTTTCACTTTTTATCAACGCTGGATTTTCCAGCCACTTTAACAATTCTGCATGAAGTTCAGGACTGGCCAGATAAATAGACTCCTGAATATCTTCCGATTGATAAATAGTAAAAATTGCCTTTATCAGGCTTTCAGGGTCAGCAATTTTATTCAAAGCAAACAAGTTATCTATTGACAATGCCGGCATTCTCAGTAAATAAAAATCGAAAGGGGTAATTTTTGCTTTTTGCATATCTGTAATTATTAATTATCTATTTATTATTGAATAAAAAACCTCATCGATACAACGATTAAATTTCTCATAGGACACTGGTTTATAAAGTACATTACTAATCTGACTCAAGTCGTAATCACTTAACTGATCTATCGTATATGCCGTTACAAGTACTATACTGCTATCATTTGAAAAAAGTCCTTCTATATCTTTTTTCACGTTGCCTCTTATTTTAATGTCCATGAACATTAAATCTATTTTCACTTCCTTAAATTTAACAAAGTCATTGACATTATTAAACTTACCTAAAAGCTTTAAATCGCCTCTTCTGTGTATATATTCCTGAAGAAGCTCTTGTGCCAATGGCTCGTCTTCTATGATTATGCAGGTTAGTATCATTTATTCTAACTAAGGTATCCATGTAAATTCATTAATTGATAGTTCTCCTTCGGTCAGATACTGAATTAATACTAAACCGATTCCGGCAAGACCATAACCAAACCCTAGCTGTCCTTCCGGATATTTATCAAAGAAATAGGAGTTGAATCCCAGATATTCATTATCTGATTTATTCATTTTGCTGATTTGACTGAACCAGTAGTTTGCCGCTTTTTTAAAGGTATCAATCCCTGTCAGCTGATAAATCCTGCTATACAAAAGATAAGGAGAACTGACACCATATTTAACGGAAGCATCCTTCAGTGTTGAACCTTCCATCCGATGTCTGGTAATTGTATCATAGGCCAGATCAATTCCTTCAAGCAAAGCAACTGAATCATTAAGAATCTTCGCTGCTTTTATTATGGCGTAAACAGTACCAATATCACCATAGACAACGCAGTGATTTTTAGTTTCTTCATTTCTGCCAATCCACAGCGGGAAGTTTGAACCATACTGATCAGGATCAATTTTATTAAGCAGTAAAAATCTTATAGCATAACGCATCAGCTCTTCACATCTTTCTTTTTCAATTCCTTTTTCGTGAATTGAGCAGAGGAAATTGATAATCATTCCATTTCCATGTGCTAATCCTGTATAGACTCTTGGCTCTTCGAAATAATTCGTAGTCCAGTAATATCCGTTATCCTTATCCCCTTCGCGGGAAGAATAAATAGCTTCAAATAAAGCCAGGGTACAGCGATAGATTTCAGGAGAACTGTCCAGTCTTCTTAACAGATAAGAACTGATACTTAAAGCTCCTGTTCCTATTCCAAAATTTTTAGCCTCAATATTTGTTTCTACTCTATCAATTAACAAAGCATCAAATTCATCAAATGAAAAGCCCGTGTCCTGATCTAAATGTCCTTTCTCCTGAAGATAGCTGATCAGTGTTCCAAACTCAGATAAGTCACCATAATAATTAGATAGTATAGCTTTATATTTAGCAGGGTTCAGCGCATCTATGGATTCCAGCAGTAGTTTTTCAGCAACTTCATAATACTTATCATCCCCTGTTAATTTCGCATAGTGACAGTTTAATAATAAGGCCCCACCACGTCCGGTTCCAAGACCGAAATTATGCAGTACTGTACCCGTAAGTGAATTTACATGAGTTACAATATTAGCCAGCAGTGTTTCTGTGCTTTTTTGAGCTGACTGACTTTCATATTTTTTCAATAGTTCCATATCATTAAAGTTTTAGCCTGTTAATTTCATTTGTATTTCCCTGTGTATTGGATTTTTCTCTTTTTTTACTCTCATTTCCTCCAAAACTGTAACGAAAGCTAAGTCTGACTCTTCTGGTATCCATCCTGTTTATTCCACTGGTAACTATCGGAATGATATTGGTTGAGATCAGGATATTGTTATTGTAAAAAATATCAGAGACATCAAGTTTAACTGAGCCTTTCCCTGCAAGAACAGTCTTTTTAATTCCTGCACTAACATTGGAGTAACCGCCATACGAATAGATTCCATTGATGCTGGGAGAATTATAATAGGCAGATATTTCTGCAGAGAGTCCGTCATTGAAAGTAAAAGTGTTCAGTGTGTTGAGTGCATAATAAGTTTTGCTCCTGGTCAGTATTTCATTATTATCAAATACTGATGGATACTTCAGATCTTTGAAATATAATGTAGCCCGATTGTTCATATCCCACCAGGATGCGATTTTCACAGGAATAGAAAGTGCTGCACTGAATAAATTCTGATTCAGGAAATTACTTTGAGTCTGAATAAAACGGAAAGTGTTTTCATCATAAATCATGGTACTTGCCAGTGCATCCGTCGTTCTTGTATAAGCTAAACGCAAACTATATTTTTTATATAAATGGTTCCAGGAAAACGTTTGTTTATATTCAGGTCTCA
This portion of the Pedobacter lusitanus genome encodes:
- a CDS encoding peptidase domain-containing ABC transporter yields the protein MIDQVKALRFPHYKQHDMMDCGPTCLKIISKFYGKFFDLEKIRRLSEIGKTGVSLLGISRAAENLGLHTVGGNMTYEKLQGRPVLPCIIHWRKNHFVVLYKMSKKKVYVSDPGSGLQSYSKDEFLNNWAYTQIQNEPAGIVLLLKPTTTFYDLEDDKKVVVNGIGYLLKHLMQYKALIRQLFAGLLAGALIQLILPFLTKALVDMGVKGQNLNIIYAILLGQLFIVLGQTSVEFIRGWIVLHITSRVNVEVLSAFLHKLFRLPLTFFDSKLNGDILQRIEDHKRIENLLSGASLNTLFSIITFIVFSFVLFAYNPVICGVFISGSLMYFGWLSLFLARREKLDFKRFDITSQNRSKTMELLNGICEIKINNCGTQKIWEWEELQARLFRFNIQTLSLSQYQQIGSAFINQAKNIFILFLAARLVIKNEMTLGDMMAIQFIVGQMNNPIAQLASFIQTYQEAKISMERLGQIQALEEEEDTQYNYINRLPVNRSLIFKEVSFVYPGAGNKVTIDRLNLTIESGKTTAIVGASGSGKTTLLKLMLRICKPTDGEIIMESNSFENMSPDFWRQHCGVVLQDGFIFSDTIANNIALNKENLSLESLQRAIHIANLQQYISSQPLGFQTKIGEDGKGISGGQKQRILIARMVYKNPEYIFLDEATSALDASNEKIIIERLNTFLEGKTVVIVAHRLSTVKNADNIIVLDNGGVAEQGTHAELVAQRGYYYKLIKNQLELGN
- a CDS encoding sensor histidine kinase → MRLNNYTPWISKIDWNKQYSTRTRILFHLLMWTLLSILYFNGYNRYDKQLGWLFVIKDLTCIMIIFYAASYYVLPRLLFKGKVVLTLIAGVLSYLLYGSLTYLLCVILNANFEQSPRLHNYVVVVLDHKITGIFTWWAVSFYLLDFLYLVTPPLALKLIKLITDQSNKRIILERDNLNLEINFLKAQINPHFLFNTLNNIYRMVNKQDPKTGPMVLHFADLMRYTLYESNVDRILLSREVEFINDYLELERIRYGKDVSIKTHFKEDFGRMMVVPLILFPFIENAFKHGIDATIESSWIEILLEVKENILHFEVNNSVGNGYPTEEFGGVGVANVKKRLNIHYANKFKLTNRAEDGVYSVNLQLVLN
- a CDS encoding LytR/AlgR family response regulator transcription factor — translated: MTIKCLIIDDEPLARETIEDYISKIPNLELIASCKHVFDALEHLQNDTVDLLFSDIHMPEVNGIDFIRSLQNPPYVIFISAYPNYAVDGFDLDALDYIVKPFPFERLLRAVNKASKIIYQKGKTTDTPKNQHLFVKDGHKLHRVMFDEICYVEGMKDYVKLVLKDRTIVTHLTMKRVEDQLPEDKFIRIQKSFIIKKDEIKSFNGNEIDLYTLKEKIPIGKLYKEALLKHFGLNMD
- a CDS encoding lantibiotic dehydratase, encoding MQKAKITPFDFYLLRMPALSIDNLFALNKIADPESLIKAIFTIYQSEDIQESIYLASPELHAELLKWLENPALIKSEKLMQTLYKYLLRMSSRCTPYGLFAGFDMGLIGEEKTSWELKNDTVKHSRLDMNYVAEITSALIQQPELKTKLTFYPNNSLYKTNTTYRYYEYKLRNKKRDYFLVSIKSSKYVEMILSTAANGAKYQDLLNALISLSLTPEQSAEFLDDIINSQIITSELEPTVTGREFFDVLLEKLEQLDSTNTKLPGLLKINTILQEKGNLIGACKEIESILLEDFPSAKSKDLVQTDLEIKMNKNSLSKQSIGILSKELGELSGLYKSTVSGDLRTFKQKFSYRYEEQEIPLLEALDTEAGIGYAKFSGAHANYTPLIDGMILPGKKEISKISWTPYKQFVFKKFIESQETGNDKIMITPEELEKLGQRENSLPNTLYSVGSFVAASGEDLDNGDFKFSMTICGGPSATPLLGRFAQSIDPLDQKLKQCAQIEQDGLGDAIVAEVVHLPEARIGNILQRPQIRSYEIPFLGNSSADKDHQIPVTDLMVSIRNGKIVLRSKRLNKIIIPRLSSAHNFGNGISVYKFLCDLQNQDNSFAIIWDWNFLGEQAFLPRIEYKHIILSRARWQLKSSIYNDIKGIKTAEEITAFRKKYNLPAKVLLTEGDNELLLDFDSLLVMPLLIQHLKKKDAVLYEFLHTQDSHLATDSSGAGYLNEVIIPFYVQNEVKASRGLVQGKKSVITRSFPLGSEWTYVKIYCGSKWADTILTEYLLPLITDMEEDGIVEKWFFIRFNDPEGHLRVRFLHQKNAAATAEIISRIQQALSGLYEERIVCKLQYDTYDREIERYGEKTMELSETVFYHDSKAVSSFIDMIEGVEGERYRWLFAMRGVDLLMADFEMTIEQRQQMMEQVFSSFFTEFDGNKSLNTQLNDKFRAVTSELNLFMDPQNDTEEIEDAVQLFTVRSALNKSALEKFYNSAQEHTPGTDFSAVFRSIMPSYIHMFLNRIFIANQRMHEMVVYHHMAKYYASLIARRKHSPIKTILS
- a CDS encoding lanthionine synthetase LanC family protein gives rise to the protein MELLKKYESQSAQKSTETLLANIVTHVNSLTGTVLHNFGLGTGRGGALLLNCHYAKLTGDDKYYEVAEKLLLESIDALNPAKYKAILSNYYGDLSEFGTLISYLQEKGHLDQDTGFSFDEFDALLIDRVETNIEAKNFGIGTGALSISSYLLRRLDSSPEIYRCTLALFEAIYSSREGDKDNGYYWTTNYFEEPRVYTGLAHGNGMIINFLCSIHEKGIEKERCEELMRYAIRFLLLNKIDPDQYGSNFPLWIGRNEETKNHCVVYGDIGTVYAIIKAAKILNDSVALLEGIDLAYDTITRHRMEGSTLKDASVKYGVSSPYLLYSRIYQLTGIDTFKKAANYWFSQISKMNKSDNEYLGFNSYFFDKYPEGQLGFGYGLAGIGLVLIQYLTEGELSINEFTWIP